The Acidithiobacillus ferrooxidans ATCC 23270 genomic interval ACTCAGTGCCTCATAGTCCGTATCGGCATCCCGGTAGTACTTGCCGTGTGAGAGCATGAAGTAGATGATGCGCAGCATTTTGTGGGCCAGGGCGATGATGGAGCGCTTGTGCCCCCTACGGACGACCAGACTCTGGAACTTGGAGCGCAGGGCGCAGTGGGTACGACTGGCGGCGTGGGCGCATTCGCAGAGGATCCGACGGACATACGGGTTGCCCTTGCGGGTTCGCCCACTTTTCCGTTTTCCGGCAGACTCATTGTTCCCGGGACAAAGGCCGGTCCAGGAGGCCAGTCGATCGGCGCTCCCAAAGACGCTCATGTCGTCTCCGATTTCGACCAGCAGCAAGGCAGCACCCACGGTATCGATGCCCGGCAAGGTCTGCAGGAGTTCGAGAGCATTCTTTTGCGGCTTCAAGCCCTCCAGCAGTTGGACATCGAAGCGCGCGATTTGGGCCTCCAGAGACTCGATATGGCGGAGCGTCTCGTCCAGGACAAAGCGGTGACTGGCACTCAACTCGCCTTGCAGGGCATCCAGGATCTCCTCCTGGCTGGCTTTGAGCCGTCGGCTGGCCAGTCGGAGTACGGCCTCCGGGGGACTCCCCTGAATCAGGGCCTGGATCATGGCCCGGGCCGATTGCCCATGGATATCGCTGACCACCACCCCCAGTCGAATTCCGCCATCGGTCAGCACCTTGTGCAAGCGGTTTTTCTCCGACGAGAGCATGCCCACCAGATTTTGCCGCTGTCGGGCGATCAGCCGCAGCTCCCGCAGTTGTGCCGGGGGAACGAAGGAACCCCGCAGCAGTCCGGCTCGAGCCAGGGTGGCGAGCCACTCTGCATCCCCAACATCGGTCTTGCGACCGGGGACCTGTTTGACGTGCCTGG includes:
- a CDS encoding IS110-like element ISAfe3 family transposase, with product MELQSLFHRVIGLDVHQAQVTACAILTDPDGNVTIERRQFGAFQKDRKALALWCASHRPDTVVMESTGIYWKSPYAALEKVGIQAQVVNARHVKQVPGRKTDVGDAEWLATLARAGLLRGSFVPPAQLRELRLIARQRQNLVGMLSSEKNRLHKVLTDGGIRLGVVVSDIHGQSARAMIQALIQGSPPEAVLRLASRRLKASQEEILDALQGELSASHRFVLDETLRHIESLEAQIARFDVQLLEGLKPQKNALELLQTLPGIDTVGAALLLVEIGDDMSVFGSADRLASWTGLCPGNNESAGKRKSGRTRKGNPYVRRILCECAHAASRTHCALRSKFQSLVVRRGHKRSIIALAHKMLRIIYFMLSHGKYYRDADTDYEALSVQRNASRWIKKLIKFGFLPQHQPA